A single window of Gammaproteobacteria bacterium DNA harbors:
- a CDS encoding GMC family oxidoreductase encodes MKNESSLYPAATEVLIIGAGAAGAYYAAQLASAGKTVTVLESGPAWELRDLYSSQIWARRLKWGGPAVERSGTHAIGHNMATGWGLGGAALHHYAGWPRLHENDFNLHSAYGRGLDWPIAYSDLRPYYDKIQTEIGVSGDSKAETWRPPAADYPMPPMPNFPHSAIIARGFNKLGLHTAATPAAINTTTYNDRPACIYDGWCDAGCPIQALANPLVTHIPQARKAGAQFITGVTVSRLLMDKKNRVSGAEYFDASGNVHNINATLVILAASAIQNPRILLNSANNKFPNGLANRSGLVGHYFSCHSISSVYGIFTDETHNYLGVPTGQLICQDHYDNKKQKNSFGSYMWGIGTALKPNDILGIAMTRPDLFGAKLHTFMQQAAQHMGTMSSVNETLAQKDNRVELSKERDVFGIPRAHVVHSLHKDSANLWQTVNQQGLEIFKAAGSEQSWNGPLVTAHVLGGTIMGKDPRSSVTDSYGHTHDIPNLIIAGGGLFPSVGAVSPTFSLYALAARSVEHLLKNYRDYAS; translated from the coding sequence ATGAAAAACGAATCCTCACTCTATCCAGCAGCAACCGAAGTATTAATCATTGGCGCCGGTGCCGCGGGTGCGTATTACGCTGCACAACTTGCGAGTGCAGGTAAAACGGTTACGGTATTGGAATCAGGTCCGGCGTGGGAGTTACGTGATTTATACAGTTCACAAATTTGGGCGCGACGTTTGAAATGGGGCGGTCCTGCAGTCGAACGCAGCGGCACTCATGCGATTGGTCATAACATGGCAACCGGTTGGGGTTTAGGAGGCGCTGCATTACATCATTACGCAGGTTGGCCGCGCTTACACGAAAATGATTTTAATTTGCACAGTGCGTATGGTCGCGGTTTAGATTGGCCTATTGCTTATTCAGATCTGCGTCCTTACTACGATAAAATTCAAACTGAAATTGGTGTCAGTGGTGATAGTAAAGCTGAAACATGGCGTCCGCCTGCAGCGGATTATCCAATGCCACCGATGCCGAATTTTCCGCACAGCGCCATCATCGCGCGTGGTTTTAATAAATTAGGATTACACACGGCGGCAACTCCCGCCGCCATTAACACCACTACTTATAATGATCGGCCTGCGTGTATTTATGATGGTTGGTGCGATGCAGGTTGCCCTATTCAAGCGCTTGCGAATCCTTTAGTTACGCATATTCCACAAGCACGCAAAGCCGGTGCGCAATTTATTACGGGCGTAACGGTTAGTCGACTCTTGATGGATAAAAAAAATCGCGTCAGTGGCGCAGAATATTTTGATGCTAGCGGCAACGTACATAACATTAACGCAACACTCGTGATACTCGCCGCCTCTGCCATTCAAAATCCGCGCATTTTACTCAACTCCGCTAACAACAAGTTTCCTAATGGTTTAGCGAATCGCAGTGGTTTAGTCGGCCATTATTTTAGTTGTCATAGCATTAGTAGTGTCTACGGTATTTTTACTGATGAAACTCATAATTATCTGGGTGTACCTACCGGCCAATTAATTTGCCAAGATCATTACGATAATAAAAAACAAAAAAATAGTTTCGGTAGTTACATGTGGGGCATTGGCACCGCATTAAAACCTAACGATATATTAGGCATTGCGATGACACGGCCAGATTTGTTTGGTGCAAAATTACACACTTTCATGCAACAAGCCGCGCAACACATGGGCACCATGAGCTCCGTGAATGAAACGCTTGCGCAAAAAGATAATCGCGTGGAACTCAGTAAAGAACGCGATGTTTTTGGTATACCGCGTGCGCATGTTGTGCACAGTTTGCATAAAGACAGCGCCAACTTGTGGCAAACAGTTAATCAACAAGGTTTAGAAATTTTTAAAGCAGCAGGGTCTGAACAAAGTTGGAATGGCCCACTCGTCACCGCGCATGTACTCGGCGGCACTATCATGGGCAAGGATCCACGCAGCTCCGTAACTGATAGTTACGGACACACGCATGACATTCCTAATTTAATTATTGCGGGTGGCGGATTATTTCCTAGCGTAGGAGCGGTCAGTCCGACGTTTAGTTTATATGCGTTAGCTGCACGCAGCGTCGAACATTTATTAAAAAATTATCGTGACTACGCCAGTTAA
- a CDS encoding ferredoxin--NADP reductase: MSKFITETVLHVQHWNETLFSFSTTRDSSFRFENGHFVMIGLEVNGKPLMRAYSIASPNYAEHLEFLSIKVPNGPLTSRLQHLKVGDKILMSTKPTGTLVAHDLLPGKNLYLFSSGTGLAPFISIIQDPDVYESFEKIIMVHGVRYVSELAYHDFISKELPDNEFFGELVREKLIYYPTVTREPFRNQGRLTQLIEIGKLCKDIGLPPLNPVTDRAMICGSPAMLQDTRNLLDARGFKISPQTGVPGDYVIERAFVEK, encoded by the coding sequence ATGTCAAAATTTATCACTGAAACTGTGTTGCATGTGCAGCACTGGAATGAAACCCTGTTTAGTTTTTCTACCACACGGGATAGTAGTTTTCGTTTTGAAAATGGTCACTTTGTGATGATTGGTTTGGAAGTAAATGGTAAGCCCTTAATGCGCGCTTATTCTATTGCCAGTCCCAATTACGCTGAGCATTTAGAGTTTCTCAGTATTAAAGTACCCAATGGCCCATTAACATCACGTTTACAGCATTTAAAAGTAGGCGACAAAATTTTAATGAGCACCAAGCCTACGGGTACCTTGGTCGCACATGATTTATTGCCGGGTAAAAATCTTTATTTGTTTAGCAGTGGTACCGGCTTAGCGCCGTTTATTAGCATTATTCAAGATCCGGATGTGTACGAAAGTTTTGAAAAAATTATTATGGTGCACGGTGTGCGTTATGTCAGTGAATTGGCGTATCACGATTTTATTAGCAAAGAATTGCCCGATAATGAGTTCTTTGGTGAATTAGTCCGCGAAAAATTAATTTATTATCCTACTGTTACGCGCGAGCCCTTTAGAAACCAAGGCCGCCTTACGCAACTAATTGAGATTGGTAAATTATGTAAAGATATTGGTTTGCCGCCACTCAATCCGGTTACTGATCGTGCCATGATTTGTGGTAGCCCTGCCATGTTACAAGATACGCGTAATTTATTAGATGCGCGTGGCTTTAAAATTTCGCCGCAAACCGGCGTGCCGGGCGATTATGTGATTGAGCGTGCGTTTGTTGAAAAGTAG
- a CDS encoding acyl-CoA dehydrogenase: MTDYIAPVRDMMFTLQELAGLDALNRLPAYAEATPDIAEAVLTEAGKLANGVIAPLNVLGDRVGARVVGDAVVVPDGFKEAYDQYVEGGWPGMALFPEFGGQGLPQIIGASLIEMISSANLAFSLCPVLGHGAAETVEAHASDALKATYLHKMVSGEWTATMNLTEPSAGSDLSELKTKAIPQGDHYLITGQKIFITWGEHPLTNNIVHLVLARLPDAPAGTRGISLFLAPKFLVNADGSLGKRNDLRVVSVEHKMGIHASPTCIMSFGDNGGAVGYLIGKENAGLACMFTMMNHARLSVGLQGIGVAERAYQSAVAYAKERRQGRVPGVEGQVSIIKHPDVRRMLMTMRALTEASRSLAYVAAASLDFAHHADDEKTKVFHQARVDLLTPIVKGWATEIAQEVTYWGVQVHGGMGFVEETGAAQYSRDVRITAIYEGTNAIQAADLIRRKIFMDKAQAVNQLLDDMQKTVTDLAQAGSSFAATHTALKKGVEELQAGVQWVIQNFEKDPAAMGNGGWNFLMLMGTVTGGWLLAKAALIAEQKMPNDNYAKTKKITARFYADQIMPRANAYLAAAQAGAESVMAFTESDF; the protein is encoded by the coding sequence ATGACCGATTACATTGCCCCCGTGCGCGACATGATGTTTACCTTGCAAGAGTTGGCGGGTTTAGATGCCTTGAATCGTTTGCCTGCGTATGCAGAAGCGACACCTGATATTGCTGAAGCTGTTTTAACGGAAGCAGGTAAGTTAGCGAATGGTGTAATCGCACCTTTGAATGTTTTAGGTGATCGCGTCGGCGCGCGCGTGGTCGGTGATGCAGTGGTCGTCCCTGATGGTTTTAAAGAAGCGTACGATCAATACGTGGAAGGTGGTTGGCCTGGCATGGCGTTATTTCCAGAATTTGGCGGCCAGGGTTTGCCGCAAATTATTGGCGCGTCGCTAATCGAAATGATTTCATCAGCGAACTTAGCATTTTCATTATGTCCCGTATTAGGTCATGGTGCGGCAGAAACAGTAGAAGCCCATGCGAGTGACGCTTTAAAAGCAACCTATTTACACAAAATGGTTTCCGGTGAATGGACGGCGACGATGAATTTAACTGAACCGAGTGCGGGTTCGGATTTATCTGAATTAAAAACCAAAGCGATTCCGCAAGGCGATCATTATTTAATTACCGGCCAGAAAATTTTTATTACCTGGGGCGAACATCCGCTTACTAATAATATTGTGCATTTAGTGTTAGCGCGACTGCCTGATGCACCCGCAGGCACGCGCGGCATTTCATTATTTTTAGCGCCAAAATTTTTAGTTAATGCCGATGGTAGTTTAGGTAAACGCAATGATTTACGCGTGGTCTCGGTAGAACACAAAATGGGCATTCACGCGAGTCCCACCTGCATCATGAGTTTTGGTGATAACGGTGGTGCGGTAGGCTATTTAATCGGCAAAGAAAATGCTGGCTTAGCGTGCATGTTTACAATGATGAATCACGCGCGTTTGTCCGTAGGTTTACAAGGTATTGGCGTTGCGGAACGTGCTTATCAAAGCGCCGTTGCGTATGCCAAAGAACGTCGTCAAGGTCGTGTGCCGGGCGTTGAAGGGCAAGTCAGCATTATTAAACATCCCGATGTGCGTCGTATGTTAATGACCATGCGTGCATTAACGGAAGCGAGTCGTTCTTTAGCGTATGTGGCGGCAGCTTCTTTGGATTTTGCGCATCATGCCGACGATGAAAAAACCAAAGTCTTTCATCAAGCACGCGTCGATTTATTAACGCCCATCGTTAAAGGTTGGGCCACAGAAATTGCACAAGAAGTTACTTATTGGGGTGTGCAAGTGCATGGCGGTATGGGTTTCGTCGAAGAAACCGGCGCTGCGCAATATTCTCGTGATGTGCGCATTACCGCTATTTACGAAGGCACTAATGCAATCCAAGCCGCCGACTTAATTCGCCGCAAAATTTTTATGGATAAAGCGCAAGCAGTGAATCAATTGCTTGATGATATGCAAAAAACGGTTACTGATTTAGCGCAAGCTGGCAGCAGTTTTGCAGCGACGCATACGGCTTTGAAAAAAGGCGTTGAAGAATTACAAGCCGGCGTGCAGTGGGTTATACAAAACTTTGAAAAAGATCCTGCTGCGATGGGTAATGGTGGTTGGAATTTCTTGATGTTGATGGGCACCGTTACCGGTGGTTGGTTGTTAGCAAAAGCTGCATTAATAGCCGAGCAAAAAATGCCGAATGATAATTATGCCAAAACCAAAAAAATCACCGCACGTTTTTATGCTGATCAAATAATGCCCAGAGCTAATGCCTATTTAGCGGCCGCACAAGCCGGTGCAGAAAGTGTAATGGCGTTTACAGAAAGTGATTTTTAA
- a CDS encoding Lrp/AsnC ligand binding domain-containing protein → MVSAVVLIKAEPQMINEVAEKLAALDGCSEVFSVAGRYDLVAIARVTRNDELADLISVRMAKVGGIVSLETLIAFKMYSRDELESAFSVGMEE, encoded by the coding sequence ATGGTCAGCGCCGTTGTTTTAATTAAAGCCGAACCACAGATGATTAATGAAGTCGCGGAAAAATTGGCAGCGCTCGATGGTTGCAGTGAAGTATTTTCGGTTGCAGGACGTTATGATTTAGTCGCGATTGCACGTGTGACACGGAATGATGAATTAGCAGATTTAATCAGCGTGCGTATGGCAAAAGTGGGCGGTATCGTCAGTTTGGAAACCTTGATTGCTTTTAAAATGTATTCACGTGATGAATTGGAATCGGCTTTTTCTGTCGGTATGGAAGAATAA
- a CDS encoding benzoate-CoA ligase family protein codes for MSAPTAHIDTFVRDGLPPVAQWPEFLFDLPELQYPEVLNCATELLDKHVAAGKANKVAIYSDSGNWTYGELLKKSNQIANVLTQDLGLVAGNRVILRAANNPMLVACWFAVVKAGGIVVTTMPMLRTSELEAIINKGKTSIGLVDSRLADDLRKAAQSSKDLKKVVSWGDGELEKLMASKSDQFENVKTYRDDPCLLAFTSGTTGVPKAPVHFHRDVLAMADCFARYTLKTTENDIYAGSPPLAFTFGLGAELIFPLRFGGSAVMIEAPAPGVLLDYVQKYKITGLFTAPTAYRVMTADVKKFDISSLRFCVSAGEPLPKPTSDGWFEATGHRIIDGIGSTEMIHIFISAAGDEIRPGATGKPVPGYQACVLDDENQPLPAGSIGKLAVKGPTGCRYLNDDRQANYVANGWNVTGDTYQMDEDGYFWFQARADDMIISSGYNIAGPEVEVALLTHPAVKETGVVSSPDEDRGNIVKAYIVLHDDQKASPELIKILQDHVKNTIAPFKYPRAIEFVDSLPKTNTGKVQRFKLREMELEKAKGAA; via the coding sequence ATGAGCGCTCCAACCGCACATATCGACACTTTTGTTCGTGATGGCTTACCGCCCGTCGCTCAGTGGCCAGAGTTTTTATTTGATTTACCCGAACTGCAATATCCTGAAGTGCTTAATTGTGCGACTGAGTTATTAGATAAACATGTGGCGGCTGGCAAGGCCAATAAGGTGGCTATTTATTCGGATAGCGGTAATTGGACTTATGGTGAGTTGTTAAAAAAATCTAATCAAATCGCCAATGTGTTAACGCAAGATTTAGGTTTAGTCGCAGGCAATCGCGTGATTTTACGCGCGGCTAATAATCCCATGTTAGTTGCTTGTTGGTTCGCAGTAGTGAAAGCCGGCGGTATTGTCGTGACGACGATGCCGATGCTGCGTACTTCAGAATTAGAAGCCATTATTAATAAAGGTAAAACCAGCATTGGTTTGGTTGATAGCCGTTTAGCCGATGATTTGCGCAAAGCCGCGCAGTCTTCCAAAGACCTCAAGAAAGTAGTGTCCTGGGGCGATGGTGAATTGGAAAAACTGATGGCGAGTAAATCGGATCAGTTTGAAAACGTAAAAACCTATCGTGATGATCCTTGTTTATTAGCATTCACCTCCGGCACGACGGGTGTACCAAAAGCTCCTGTGCATTTTCATCGTGATGTGTTGGCGATGGCCGATTGTTTTGCGCGTTACACTTTAAAGACCACTGAAAATGATATTTACGCCGGCAGCCCACCGTTAGCGTTTACGTTTGGCTTGGGCGCAGAGTTAATTTTCCCGCTGCGTTTTGGCGGATCCGCCGTCATGATTGAAGCACCTGCGCCAGGTGTTTTATTAGATTACGTACAAAAATACAAAATCACCGGCTTATTCACCGCGCCTACGGCGTACCGTGTCATGACCGCCGACGTGAAGAAATTCGATATTTCTAGTTTACGGTTCTGCGTATCAGCGGGGGAGCCTTTGCCCAAACCCACTTCTGATGGTTGGTTTGAAGCAACGGGCCACCGTATTATTGATGGCATTGGTTCTACTGAAATGATTCATATCTTTATTTCAGCCGCAGGCGATGAGATTCGCCCAGGTGCTACCGGTAAACCCGTGCCGGGCTATCAAGCCTGCGTGTTGGATGATGAAAATCAGCCTTTACCTGCAGGTAGTATCGGTAAATTGGCGGTTAAAGGCCCTACCGGTTGCCGTTATTTGAATGATGATCGCCAAGCAAACTATGTTGCGAATGGTTGGAATGTGACCGGCGATACTTATCAAATGGATGAAGACGGTTATTTTTGGTTTCAAGCGCGGGCCGATGACATGATCATTTCGTCTGGCTACAACATTGCAGGACCTGAAGTGGAAGTGGCGTTGCTAACGCATCCTGCGGTGAAAGAAACCGGCGTTGTCAGTTCGCCTGATGAAGATCGTGGCAATATCGTCAAAGCCTATATTGTGTTGCATGATGATCAGAAAGCGAGTCCGGAGCTGATAAAGATTTTGCAAGATCATGTTAAAAATACTATTGCACCGTTTAAATATCCACGGGCAATTGAGTTTGTAGATAGTTTGCCTAAAACCAATACGGGCAAAGTACAGCGTTTTAAATTGCGTGAAATGGAATTAGAAAAAGCCAAAGGCGCTGCCTAA
- a CDS encoding RDD family protein, whose translation MRTVFLCVTILLGVITFLVVLNTRNESRIYASINIRFFAACPVLVVMWAGVFALFPNEEQPLWHCLLMLIPILLFALYGAWFESSAERAGLSKRAFAIVVVNKNGKTLSFKQAWSRNFWKLLLLPLAPLSLYLAGRDARRQSLHDRMANTFVMWKDPRFDNKDQESGYKVEYK comes from the coding sequence ATGCGAACAGTTTTTTTGTGCGTAACTATTTTGTTAGGTGTAATAACTTTTTTAGTGGTATTGAATACCCGCAATGAAAGTCGGATTTACGCGAGCATCAATATTCGATTTTTTGCAGCGTGTCCAGTCTTGGTTGTAATGTGGGCGGGGGTGTTTGCATTATTTCCGAATGAAGAGCAGCCGCTGTGGCATTGTCTGTTAATGCTCATTCCTATTTTATTATTTGCTTTATATGGCGCGTGGTTTGAAAGCTCTGCAGAACGCGCCGGCTTGAGTAAACGTGCATTTGCTATTGTGGTAGTCAATAAAAATGGCAAAACCCTTAGCTTTAAACAAGCATGGTCGCGCAATTTTTGGAAATTATTGTTGTTGCCGCTCGCGCCGTTGAGTTTGTATTTAGCGGGACGGGATGCGCGGCGACAAAGCTTGCATGATCGAATGGCCAATACCTTTGTAATGTGGAAAGACCCGCGATTTGATAATAAAGACCAGGAGAGTGGCTATAAAGTCGAATATAAATAG
- the genX gene encoding EF-P lysine aminoacylase GenX gives MTEQWQPGITQHTLRIRAELLKTLRNFFAVRDVLEVQTPLLSRSANPDPNVIPLTAKLHLRGQPTAHYLQTSPEFAMKRLLAAGSPSIYQIVTVFRDYDLSARHLPEFALLEWYRIDFDHYALMNEVEMLLHECLHIVQRDCPAVPRYSYAQLFQQYAGFNADFDPNNISAATLREHCVAAGFAIPDSMLDANNVLNNRDVWLDFILSLHILPQLPKSPLFIYDYPVSQAALAQIVMASDKVTPVAARFELLWGDLELANGFYELTDAIEQRQRFESDLQQRAQRGLSAVTLDENFLMALQMGLPRCAGVALGIERLLMVLLDATHIRQVTAFADDFVNE, from the coding sequence ATGACTGAGCAATGGCAGCCCGGAATTACGCAGCACACATTGCGGATCCGGGCTGAATTATTAAAAACCCTTCGAAATTTTTTTGCGGTGCGTGATGTATTAGAAGTACAAACGCCGCTGCTGTCACGCAGTGCTAATCCAGATCCGAATGTCATTCCGCTCACGGCTAAATTGCATTTACGTGGCCAACCTACTGCGCACTATTTACAAACCTCGCCTGAATTTGCAATGAAGCGTTTGTTGGCAGCGGGCAGTCCTTCTATTTATCAAATCGTAACGGTATTTCGTGATTACGATTTAAGTGCGCGACATTTGCCTGAGTTTGCTTTGTTGGAATGGTATCGCATCGACTTTGATCATTACGCGTTAATGAACGAAGTAGAAATGTTGTTACATGAATGCCTGCATATTGTACAGCGTGATTGTCCTGCGGTGCCGCGTTATTCTTATGCGCAGTTATTTCAACAATATGCTGGTTTTAATGCTGATTTTGATCCAAATAACATCAGCGCGGCTACGCTGCGAGAACATTGTGTTGCTGCTGGTTTTGCTATTCCTGATAGCATGTTGGATGCAAATAATGTTTTAAATAATCGCGATGTTTGGTTGGATTTTATTTTGAGTTTGCATATCTTGCCGCAGTTACCCAAATCACCTTTATTTATTTATGATTATCCTGTCTCGCAAGCGGCCTTAGCGCAAATTGTAATGGCATCCGATAAGGTCACGCCGGTTGCCGCACGTTTTGAATTACTGTGGGGTGATCTAGAATTGGCGAATGGTTTTTATGAATTAACAGATGCGATCGAACAACGACAACGTTTTGAATCTGATCTACAACAGCGCGCACAGCGCGGCTTGTCTGCTGTGACGCTTGATGAAAATTTTTTAATGGCATTGCAAATGGGATTGCCGCGTTGTGCAGGTGTTGCTTTAGGCATTGAACGCTTGCTGATGGTGTTGTTAGACGCGACGCATATACGCCAAGTCACTGCATTTGCCGATGACTTTGTAAATGAATAA
- the efp gene encoding elongation factor P, with translation MASYSTSEFKSGLKVLFDGDPASIVENEIVQPGKGQAFNRVKIRNLKTGRVVERTYKSGDSIEAADVVDTDLQYLYNDGEFWHFMDTESYEQLAADEKTVGDAKIWLKEQSTCQVTLWNGQPLCVTPPNFVVLQITETDPGVRGNTVQGGTKPAKLETGAVVYVPLFIDQGELIRVDTRNNSYVSRFKE, from the coding sequence GTGGCATCATACAGCACTAGTGAATTTAAGTCCGGCTTGAAAGTCTTATTTGATGGTGATCCGGCCAGTATTGTCGAAAACGAAATTGTGCAGCCGGGTAAAGGCCAAGCCTTTAATCGGGTCAAAATTCGTAATTTAAAAACCGGTCGTGTAGTCGAACGCACGTATAAATCTGGTGATTCTATTGAAGCCGCTGACGTGGTCGATACCGATTTACAATATCTCTATAACGATGGCGAGTTTTGGCACTTCATGGATACTGAAAGCTACGAACAATTAGCTGCAGATGAAAAAACCGTGGGTGACGCAAAAATTTGGTTGAAAGAACAAAGCACCTGCCAAGTGACATTATGGAATGGCCAACCTTTATGTGTAACGCCGCCTAATTTTGTGGTGTTACAAATAACCGAAACTGATCCTGGTGTGCGCGGAAATACCGTGCAAGGCGGTACGAAACCAGCCAAATTAGAAACGGGCGCGGTGGTGTATGTTCCGTTGTTTATCGATCAAGGTGAGCTGATTCGTGTGGACACGCGTAATAACAGCTACGTGTCGCGGTTTAAAGAATAA
- the epmB gene encoding EF-P beta-lysylation protein EpmB — protein sequence MIPESSSVVASHALPIWQKMLNQAFRDPEALLNYVQLNDPARLLAARQAAKLFPLLVPQGYAARMRKGDPNDPLLRQVLPLAAECETTPGFSNDPVGDLAAVQQSGILRKYHGRALLISTGACAIHCRYCFRRSFPYNDQHAAQAQWQHTLTFLRQHNDIEEVILSGGDPLSLSNQRLAPLLEGLATIPHIKRLRLHSRLAVVLPERIDTELLQLIAASGKTHVHVIHANHANEINHEVVLALRALRNAGAHLYNQTVLLRGVNDSIDAQVNLAENLFAHGVQPYYLHLLDRVQGAQHFEVPEAEALALWQNLQAQLPGYLLPRLVREIPGELSKTWVAR from the coding sequence ATGATACCTGAGTCCTCGTCTGTCGTCGCATCTCATGCACTACCTATTTGGCAGAAAATGCTCAATCAAGCTTTTCGCGATCCGGAAGCGTTGTTGAATTATGTGCAATTAAACGACCCGGCCCGCTTATTAGCCGCACGGCAAGCAGCCAAATTATTTCCTTTATTAGTCCCGCAGGGCTATGCCGCCCGTATGCGTAAGGGTGATCCCAACGATCCCTTGTTGCGCCAAGTTTTACCCTTGGCCGCCGAATGCGAAACAACGCCGGGCTTTAGCAATGATCCAGTAGGTGATTTAGCCGCAGTGCAACAAAGCGGTATTTTGCGCAAATATCACGGTCGTGCTTTATTAATCAGCACCGGTGCCTGCGCAATTCATTGCCGTTATTGTTTTCGACGCAGTTTCCCTTATAACGACCAGCACGCAGCACAAGCCCAGTGGCAACACACGCTCACCTTCCTGCGGCAACACAACGATATCGAAGAAGTTATTCTGAGTGGCGGCGATCCATTGAGTTTAAGCAATCAACGACTGGCACCTTTATTGGAAGGTTTAGCCACCATCCCGCATATCAAACGCCTACGTCTGCATTCCCGCTTAGCCGTGGTGTTACCCGAACGTATTGATACTGAGTTACTACAATTGATCGCCGCGAGCGGAAAAACTCACGTACATGTGATTCATGCCAATCATGCCAATGAAATCAATCATGAGGTTGTGCTGGCTTTGCGCGCTTTACGCAATGCGGGTGCGCATCTATACAATCAAACCGTTTTATTACGAGGCGTTAATGATTCAATTGATGCACAAGTCAATTTAGCGGAAAACCTATTCGCGCACGGCGTACAGCCCTATTACCTGCACTTATTAGATCGTGTGCAGGGTGCCCAACATTTTGAAGTGCCTGAAGCTGAGGCGCTGGCGCTCTGGCAAAACCTACAAGCACAATTACCCGGTTATTTATTGCCTCGTTTAGTGCGCGAAATTCCGGGTGAATTATCCAAAACGTGGGTCGCTCGCTGA